The DNA region CATTCATATGGATGCCattaaccaaagctaatcaatcatttatatcgatcatccatttaggatgtcattagccaaaggtaatcaattatttatccCGGGCATCcattttggatgccattagttgTAGCTAATCATTTTTTCATCAGCATTTACTCCTTTGACAGCTTGATGTTTgtacaaacacaaaacaataacaTTCATGATAGAGCATTTCATATATTAACATTAGGAAAAAGGAAGGAGAAAATATGATTCGCTGCAAACAACATAATTTCGGCAGTGaactctaattcgctgcagacaacacaattcGGCAATGAACACTAGTTCGTTATAGACAACACATTTCAGCAGCGAATGTTGATTCGTTGCATACAACACAATTTCAGCAACAAACTTTAATTCACTCCAGACAACACAATTTCAGCAGCGAACACTGGTTCACTGCACACAACACAATTTTAGCAGCGAGCTCTGATTCGCTCTAGCTAGCGCAATTTCAGCAACGAACACTAGTTTGCTGCACACATCACAATTTCAACAGCGAGCTCCGATTCGCTCCAGACAACGCAATTTTGACAGCGAACTGTGATTCACTATAAACAACACAATTTCTGCACTGAACACTAGTTCGCTGCACACAACATAATTTAGGCAGCGAGCTCTCATTCACTATAGACAACATAATTTCGATAGTGAACTTTGATTCGCTCCAGACAATGCAATTTCAGCAACGAACTCTGATGTGCTGCACACAACACAACTTCAGCAGCAAAAACTAATTCACAGCATATACTATAATTTCACAGCGAACACCTGATTCACTACAGACACTATAATTCAGTAATGAACACCTGATTCGCTACAGACACTATAATTCAATAGAGAACACCTGATTGGCTGTAGACAACACAATTTGGcaacgaatgctaattcgctacaGACAACACAATTTAGCAGCGAACACCTGATTCGTTGTAGACACTATAATTTGGTAGGAAACATCCATATGCGTTTCAGTTCCTGCACACAGTTTGCTATTAAAAATCCAGCAGAATCACATAATTTCAAGCATGAACAACCATATGCAATTTAGTTCAAGCATACATTTTGTTCTTAAAATCCAGCAGAGTTACACATTTCATGCATTGCATCATTTCTTTACTCCTTCATGTAAGTTCTTCCATCATGTATGAAAAACCAAAGCATCAATCATCCCCATGCATTTCAATTCCAGcatacaatttgtttttaaaatccaGCAGAGTTACACACTTCATGCATTGCATCATTTCTTTACTCCTTCATGTAAGTTCTTCCATCATGTATGAAAAACCAAAGCATCAATCATCCCCatgcattttgttttagtttgaatATGGTCTAGGAGTTCAACAATGTCATTTTCATGCATTTCATCACATATTTACATGTTGTTCAACCCTCACTATGGCCGGTCATCCCTCCAAGTTTAtgcatttaaaatttatttatttcttttgttaaatgttCTGGAACTAGTTTCCCCTAATCAGCCCCATTTTTGTCCTTATTTCTAGACTAAATTTCCTTAATAGCTGGTGTAAGGATCCTGGGCCATTTTCTTaggattttcttcttccttttcagtCCCAAAGTCACAAGAACAATGGAGAAGCGTTTTGGTTCATGCCTCACGGCTTTTTAACAGGTTCCAAGTGTATTTTGAGATgtatctatttctttttctatccggttttctcttcttcttttcttatgcAGCTTGACCAGCCTGCTACACCCTTTTTCCTTTCATGAATTCTGTCACTAACCTCACCCTCTAGGTTTCCTTTAGCTCACACATTTAATGGAGGGGGCATGTAGCTAGATTAGGTCTGGTTTTATGTCGAGAGGAGGCAGAGGAGCAAGAGCATGCAGCTACTGTAGCTAGTCTTTAGGAAGAGGAAGggtctccttttctctctcctagTATTTATAGCCTTTATAAGCGTGCTGAGGTGTTTGGGGGTTGTTCAACCTTATCCTTGTCCTCTTTTGGGTTATCTTGAGTTGGTTTCTATTCCAATTCTCCCCTAGGATAAGCTGATCCAACACTAATTTTTTGTTGAGTTTTTAGTGTTGCTATTGATTTAGAAATTGGCAGCAAAACTGTGATGCTACCGATTCAGAAATCAACAACCAAAAACTGTGACGCCGCCGATTCAGAAATCAACAATGAAGAACTTTTTCGTTGTTGATTTAGAAATGGACAACCGAAAACTATGTTCCTGCCGATTCAGAAATCCTACATCTAACGAACTGCATCACCTCGTGGTGTATTTGTTTCAACAATAACCACATTATTTAATTTACTCAATATCTTAGTCATATATTAATTACTTTACTCTTAACCTTTGAAATTTAATACTTCtaaattcaatcaattaaattacatCATCTTTTCAAAACTCAAATAGCCAGCTAACTCATCTTGATTGCCAATAATTCTAAaactttcatataatttccCATAAAATTGGTTATTCTTCCTCGGTTACCAATAAATTCGGTAATTACATTAGAATTACCCATCATCCGGCAAacctcttttgttagccaatcaatccAGTAATTCCACAAGAATTACCTCATATCCGGTTAACCTCTTTGTTAACAAATAAACTCggtaattcttttaattacccAAGAAATGCGACTAACCCATTTTGGTTGCCAAATTCAATCTAgtaatttcatatgaaatacCCAGCATCTAGCTacctcttttgttagccaaataataattatggtaATTTCACATAAATTACCAATAATTCTCATTTGTAATAATCACTAAATTTACTCATTTGCTTCATtcttttaacatcaattaaatacTCAACATAGATGTTTAAGGAAAactaataattacaaaataagatGATGAATCACCTACCTTCTATTCATGATGACCCAACTCCTTCTGTATGATAACCAACTCCTTCTGTTTGATAACCAGCTCCAGACATCACTTCTGAATCAATCAAATGTCATTATATCCTTAgtccatcaatatttttcttacatgCCAAAATGCAaagcacatattttttttttcattcgttctgataaaaattcattctcaaATATAACATCATCATTTCACATACAACCacataattaattcaagttacTTCTCTTCTTGATTTATGTTCATGATTCCTCCatcaaataatctttttattccTTATGCCTtcacatcatattatttattttatctaaacatATGTAAGAACTATATTCAAACACAATTTAAACATCTTATCTTCatgctttctttttaatttaaataaacccaacaataattttgtcttttataaaaaccaaactgatTAATTATCgtgttcattaaattttttttattgccttgTTTAATCGTATATAttcaaatctaataaataattacgttttcaacaatttttcaaatgtatttgcagttgttttttttttttttttaggaccATTGACCTGCCTTTTAGTTATGTGGAAAACAATAGGGAAAGGCAGGGAACTCAAATCGATTAAAAAGTTATAGTGCGATGACAAACACTTCAAAGCTAGCTTGTTAACAACTAACACTAAGCATTGTCACAACCATTGCGTCAGCttataattatttctttgaGGACACGCGATAACGTGTGCTAATTAAGTACGCTACAACacaaaattattatcaaataattgtGACAATTTAATTCACCACCCGAAGTCATCTTTACGCTTCTGTCCTCGACTTGTATCATATTCTATATTTAATGCCCACtccagtttaaaaaaaaaacagaacagaaACCGCTCCTCCTAAGCCATGGTGGTGACTGTTGCTTTCCTACTCCTTTCCTTCTTACAGACTGTAAAAATCGCAAGTAAGTTTGCGtctctttctattttaattacctACTTCCATTTCTAAAGAATTTACCTTAACTGAGCTGTCTTCATTTCAGTctatgaaaacaaatttaaaagatgTCGGTGTTCTGTTTTGTCgtttaaaaattgatgtttgatCATCTCCTTTAAATTTTGCTGCTTTTTGTGCAGACTCGCAATCATTCATCGGTATAAACTACGGCCAAGTTGCGGACAACCTTCCACCACCATCATCCACCGCAAAGCTTCTTCAATCCACTTCAATCCAAAAGGTCCGATTATATGGATCGGACCCCGCCATAATCAAAGCCTTAGCCAACACCGGAATTGGAATTGTTATCGGCACTGCAAATGGTGACATTCCAGGACTAGCCTCTGATCCCAATTTTTCCAAGAGCTGGATCAACACAAACGTGCTTCCTTTCTATCCAGCTAGCAATATCATCCTCATCACTGTTGGCAACGAGGTCATGACTTCCAATGACCAGAATCTCATTAACAAGCTCTTACCAGCAATGCAAAATCTACAGAATGCTCTAAATGATGCATCGCTCGGGGGTAAAATTAAGGTCTCCACAGTTCATTCGATGGGAGTGCTTAAGCAGTCTCAGCCACCTTCTTCTGGAAGCTTTGATCCAAGTTATGGGGATCTGATGAAGGGCTTGTTGGAGTTTAATAGTGCGAATGGTTCGCCTTTCGCAATCAATCCCTACCCTTACTTTGCCTACAGAAGCGATACAAGGCCTGAGACTCTCGCTTTTTGCCTTTTCCAGCCGAATGCAGGACGAATTGATGGAAACACTAAGATCAAGTACATGAACATGTTCGATGCTCAGGTGAGAGTAAATCAAATTGCAAGTGCGAAAATTTTGTATCAATAGATGATCGAATAAAAATGCTACTGACAAGTGGTTTAATCAATTGCAGGTGGATGCAGTTTATTCTGCACTGAATTCTATGGGATTTAAGAATGTTGAGATTGTGGTGGCTGAGACTGGATGGCCATATAAAGGAGATGACAACGACGTAGGGCCAAGCATTGAGAATGCCAAGGCTTACAATGGCAATTTGATTTCACACCTTCGATCGATGGTGGGCACTCCACTCATGCCAGGAAAATCAGTGGATACATACCTCTTTGCTCTTTATGACGAAGACTTGAAACCTGGACCTGGTTCTGAGCGATCATCTGGACTTTTCAAGACTGATCTCACCATGGTTTATGATGGTGGACTCTCTACAAGTAACCAGGTAAGAACAAAATTTACGTGCATTTCATTGGTATTTCGAGTATTCAACAGCCAAGTGTTCTATTCCTGAGCTTTCCTTTGATTTGGCATTTAAATTTCTGTGTTTGGTTGGGAAGATGGGTTTTAAAACATCACTACgcattttgtttgttaatataGTGGACACTTccttttcaagaaagaaaaaaggccaaattgtactaaaaaaaaaagccccttAAACTTAacttctgaacaaaaaaaacccctgtacaaaaaatcaatgacaaaaaaagaaaaacttaggCTCTCTATGTCTctattaataatgaaaaaaaatagtagaaataaatattcaattatttaatatatctttatcAACAACATTTGAAATACATAGAATCAttatttatagataaataaatccaaaatattGCATATTGCACCTTCAAAAacccatttaatttattgaaacagACTCAGTCACCAGCAGCAACACCACAACCTTCACCAACAGCAACCACCACTTCTACCACCACCAGTAACAATAACAGCAGCACGAGCACGAGCACGAGCACCGGCACGGGCACGAGCACGAGCACAAGCACGGGCACGAACACCATTAACATCAACATCTGCtgcagcaacagcaacagcagcagtagcagcagcaaTAGCAACAGTAGCAgtagcagcagcaacatcaacaaagtatatttaattaagatttttaatttaggttTATTGTATGGGTTTACGAGACTTTCTTtgatttgccttttcttttattacttGCAAACTTAGAATTAGAAGTTGTAAAGAAACGATGAAGATGGGTTAGGGTTTTTCACTCTCTATTTTATAAGTTTCTCTATTGATTCTATTGTTtaggagtaaattgaaaaaataattggaaaataTGTTCAGGATATTTGCTggttgagtattattattaattttgtttttttataaaaaacaatttagccaaagagagaagaaaggaaaagttAGTTTATGAGCTAGCTTCATTTACTCTTTTACATGGCGCGTTAGTTCCCAATCTAATGGGACAAGGAAAGATGTTGTTGTATTTGGCATTgtgatttctttatatattttatatcttgaCCAACTGGCTCATTTGGTAGAAATTTGATCCTTATGATTATCAGAAATCCCAATTTTGGTAGATTTTGTTGGTGAAATTGTGAATATTTATAcatgatgcttttttttatagttCCTATCCAtgcaaacaacaataaaatatatatagccttgTTAACAAAAggctaaatataaaaagataaaacaggAAATGAAACCATAAAACACCCGTGTCTTCATTAACAAAAGGAAGTCCTTTACCAAACCTAAAACTTTTACTGCTTATAGTCCACCATTTGTTAGCTAAATTTAAACAccaagaaatagaaaaatttatGGAAAAACATTACAAATCACAGGAAGCTCAAACACCAGTAGATCCAAAACCTCCAACACCTCTCACAGTTGCATCCAAATCATCGACTTCCAATGACATCAGGAGTCATAATTTTTCTCAAGAATCAACACCACAATTCTATCACCAACCTTTACCTCGAAATCAACATTAGAGTGGTTAAACAAGATAACTCCTAATGGGTCTGGAAAGACATGTCAGACCCAAGTTGCTCAGGAGTGGCATGGGACATACTCAAATCCTTTGGGTCTTACAGATCTACCTGACCAAAGACAATTGGTTCAGGAGTCAGACCCTAGGCTTATGAGTTTGTGTTAGGAtccaatgctattggatctTGCATCCTCACCCAACTCTAATAGGTTCGGATTGTAGCCAGACCCAAGGCTTTTGGATCCGGCATTTAAGAGGGGCCCAAAACTCTTGGATTTGGTGTTACAGCTGgatccacttaaacttgggtaagtttattgttattattaatattaaaaatattattatttgtattataaatattaaaattaattcatcataaaaataaaattatttctaatacaaataataatatttttaatattaatattattaatattaaaaaatattattatttgtattagaaataattttatttttatgatgaattaattttatttgtgatataaatatttttatttttattataattaatattatcaatgtcataatcaagaaattttaaaaatatatcattaattttgaacaacaaccatagatttgatttgaaggataaaattattattattattattatcattaataatttgaagaaaaatattactattattaaagaaaaacaataagttttatttgaaaggattaaaaactataaaaacttagttcagataagtttaatattattattaatatcatcaatattattaaattcattcatattattaattttgaaataaattttattactattataaaaaacatagatgTTATTTCaagggtaaaatcaattatttttattaatattaacttGGGTTTGGAAGGTCATGCCAGACCCAAGTTGTTTGGGGGTGGCAGGGGCAGACCGAAGTCCCCTGGGTCTTATAACCCTCCTTGACACATGACAATTAGGTCAATAGTTAGACCTTAGGTTAATGGGTCCGTGTCAGGACCATATTCTCTTAGATCTTGCGTCTTCACCTAACTCTAATGGGTTCGGAATGCAGCCAGACCCAAGGCTTTTGGGTTCGCCATTTAAGGGGGCCCAAAGCTCTAGGGCTTGGTGTTGTAGCCAGACTCGCTTAAACTTTAGtaagtttattgttattattaatattaaaaatattattatttgcattctaattaatattgctaatattaaaaataatattatttgtattataaattttatggtttttagtataattaatattattaatatcataattaaatttttttttaaaaatatatcattaattttgaaaaaacactatagatttgatttgaagggtaaaatttattattattattattattattattattattatattaataattttgaagaaaaatataattattatcaaagaaaaaacgataagttttatttgaggggattaaaaactataaaaacttatgtcagataagtttaatattattattaatatcatacatattattaaatttgaaaaaaaattattactatagaaaaaaaacatatatatgatttgaagggtaaaatcaattatttttattattttaaacttggaTGTGGAAGGACATGTTAGACCCAAATTGCTTGCGAGTGGAATGGGGAAGACCCATGTCCCTTGGATCTTGCAGCCTTACCTAGCCCAAGACAATTAGGTAAAGAATCAGACCCTAGACTAATGGTTCTGCGTTAGGACCCAATGCTCTTGGATCTTGCGTCGTTACTTAACTCTAATGGGTTTGAATTGTAGCTAGACCTAACGCTTTTGATTCCCTCATTTTAGAGGGGTCCAAAGCTCTTGAGTTGGTGTTGTAGCCAGACCTACTTAAACATGGGtaagtttattgttattattaatattaaaaataatgttatttgtattataattaatattgttaatattaaaaatattattatttgtattataaatttaaatattgtaaaatttgaaataaattttattactatCGAAAAGACATAGAtgtgatttgaaggataaaatcaattatttttattattattaacttgggtCTGGAAGGGCATGTCAGACCCAAGTTGCTTGCGAGTGGTAGGGGGCAGATCCATGTCCCTTGGATCTTGTAGCCTTACCTCGCCCAACACAATTGGGTAAAGCATTAGACCCTAGGCTAATGGTTCCACATCAGGACCCAACGCTCTTGGGTCTTGCATCCTCATCCAACTCTAACGGGTTCAGATTGTAGCTAGACCTAATGATTTTGGTTTCGTTATTTTAGAGGGGCCCAAAGCTCTTGAATTGGTGTTGCAGCCAGACCTACTTAAACTTGGGTAAgtatattgttattataaatattaaaaatattattatttgtattataattaatattgttaatattacaaatattatttttttaatataaattttattgttttcattataattaatattactaatatcataattaaatattttaaaaatatatcatcaattttgaaaaacacaatagatttgatttgaaaggtaaatttatttattattattattattatattattattattattatgaaattaataaatttgatgaaaaatattattattatagaagaaaaacaataagttCTATTTGAGGAGattgaaaactataaaaacttaggtcatataagtttaatattattattaatatcataaatattattaaatttgaaaataaatttattactaTTGCAGAAAACATAGATGTAATTTGAAGggtaaatcaattatttttattattattaacttgggtTTGGAAAGGCATGCCAGACCCAAATTTCTTGGGAGAGGCATGGGGAAGACCCAAGTCCTTGGGTATTGCAATCTTACCTGACCTAAGACAATTGGGTCAAAAGTCAAACCCTAGGCTAATGGGTTCACATTAGGATCCAATACTCTTGGGTCTTGCGTCCTCACTGAAATGTAATGGGTTCGAATTCTAGTCAGATCCAAGGCTTTTAGGTCACTCATTTAAGAGGGGTCGAAAGCTCTTGAGCCTGGTGTTGTAGTCAGACTCCCTTAAACTTGGGtaagtttattgttattattattattaaaaatattattctttgtattataattaatattaaaaatattattatgtgttataaattttattttttattataattaatattattaatatcataattaataaattttaaaaatatatcattaattttgaaaaacaaacatagatttgatttcaagggtaaaattattattattgttgttgttgttgttattaaattaataaatttgaagaaaaatattattattattattatcaaagaaaaacaataagttttatttgagtGTATTGAAGAACTTAtgatttcctttttaattagttGAGATGTGTTGTTACAATGTGATTGATAACTAGGAAAAAATTGCATCACCTACAAGAAGGTGAAGCCCTTAGTTCCTTTGGGTAGGTTCAGccgaagtaaaaaaaaaattaattaaattactgcAAATAACCTTGGGAGATCATAATTACATGGTTTGCCATGTATATGGTGATGACATAGCTGTACTGGAGGAGGAAGAAGGGATTGGAGATAAAATTGAAGATACTTTGTCTATTGATGAAACAAAGCAGTTTTTTCGCCCTAATTCCTGTGGGAATTCAAACATGAAGACGATAGA from Populus alba chromosome 14, ASM523922v2, whole genome shotgun sequence includes:
- the LOC118031817 gene encoding glucan endo-1,3-beta-glucosidase 7 isoform X1, whose product is MVVTVAFLLLSFLQTVKIANSQSFIGINYGQVADNLPPPSSTAKLLQSTSIQKVRLYGSDPAIIKALANTGIGIVIGTANGDIPGLASDPNFSKSWINTNVLPFYPASNIILITVGNEVMTSNDQNLINKLLPAMQNLQNALNDASLGGKIKVSTVHSMGVLKQSQPPSSGSFDPSYGDLMKGLLEFNSANGSPFAINPYPYFAYRSDTRPETLAFCLFQPNAGRIDGNTKIKYMNMFDAQVDAVYSALNSMGFKNVEIVVAETGWPYKGDDNDVGPSIENAKAYNGNLISHLRSMVGTPLMPGKSVDTYLFALYDEDLKPGPGSERSSGLFKTDLTMVYDGGLSTSNQTQSPAATPQPSPTATTTSTTTSNNNSSTSTSTSTGTGTSTSTSTGTNTININICCSNSNSSSSSSNSNSSSSSSNINKSHIEGIFLRGLLSDIDQCKSIIVRNCRRNTTTTREHKLSVYNKALPFTSRVEFRFLIPFCIS
- the LOC118031817 gene encoding glucan endo-1,3-beta-glucosidase 7 isoform X2 → MVVTVAFLLLSFLQTVKIANSQSFIGINYGQVADNLPPPSSTAKLLQSTSIQKVRLYGSDPAIIKALANTGIGIVIGTANGDIPGLASDPNFSKSWINTNVLPFYPASNIILITVGNEVMTSNDQNLINKLLPAMQNLQNALNDASLGGKIKVSTVHSMGVLKQSQPPSSGSFDPSYGDLMKGLLEFNSANGSPFAINPYPYFAYRSDTRPETLAFCLFQPNAGRIDGNTKIKYMNMFDAQVDAVYSALNSMGFKNVEIVVAETGWPYKGDDNDVGPSIENAKAYNGNLISHLRSMVGTPLMPGKSVDTYLFALYDEDLKPGPGSERSSGLFKTDLTMVYDGGLSTSNQSPAATPQPSPTATTTSTTTSNNNSSTSTSTSTGTGTSTSTSTGTNTININICCSNSNSSSSSSNSNSSSSSSNINKSHIEGIFLRGLLSDIDQCKSIIVRNCRRNTTTTREHKLSVYNKALPFTSRVEFRFLIPFCIS
- the LOC118031817 gene encoding glucan endo-1,3-beta-glucosidase 7 isoform X4; translated protein: MVVTVAFLLLSFLQTVKIANSQSFIGINYGQVADNLPPPSSTAKLLQSTSIQKVRLYGSDPAIIKALANTGIGIVIGTANGDIPGLASDPNFSKSWINTNVLPFYPASNIILITVGNEVMTSNDQNLINKLLPAMQNLQNALNDASLGGKIKVSTVHSMGVLKQSQPPSSGSFDPSYGDLMKGLLEFNSANGSPFAINPYPYFAYRSDTRPETLAFCLFQPNAGRIDGNTKIKYMNMFDAQVDAVYSALNSMGFKNVEIVVAETGWPYKGDDNDVGPSIENAKAYNGNLISHLRSMVGTPLMPGKSVDTYLFALYDEDLKPGPGSERSSGLFKTDLTMVYDGGLSTSNQSHIEGIFLRGLLSDIDQCKSIIVRNCRRNTTTTREHKLSVYNKALPFTSRVEFRFLIPFCIS
- the LOC118031817 gene encoding glucan endo-1,3-beta-glucosidase 7 isoform X3 → MVVTVAFLLLSFLQTVKIANSQSFIGINYGQVADNLPPPSSTAKLLQSTSIQKVRLYGSDPAIIKALANTGIGIVIGTANGDIPGLASDPNFSKSWINTNVLPFYPASNIILITVGNEVMTSNDQNLINKLLPAMQNLQNALNDASLGGKIKVSTVHSMGVLKQSQPPSSGSFDPSYGDLMKGLLEFNSANGSPFAINPYPYFAYRSDTRPETLAFCLFQPNAGRIDGNTKIKYMNMFDAQVDAVYSALNSMGFKNVEIVVAETGWPYKGDDNDVGPSIENAKAYNGNLISHLRSMVGTPLMPGKSVDTYLFALYDEDLKPGPGSERSSGLFKTDLTMVYDGGLSTSNQTQSPAATPQPSPTATTTSTTTSNNNSSTSTSTSTGTGTSTSTSTGTNTININICCSNSNSSSSSSNSNSSSSSSNINKEELQKEYNNNKGTQVECLQQGPPIHVKSRI